A part of Acaryochloris thomasi RCC1774 genomic DNA contains:
- a CDS encoding carotenoid oxygenase family protein, whose translation MIATAPNPQQTQPSWFRAFAQPAQEFAPTALSVLSGAVPSGLRGSLYRNGPARLERGSRRVGHWFDGDGAVLGVHFTEPETTGVYRYVQTSGYQAEAEAGTLLHSNYGMVSPGPLWNRLKYGPKNAANTSVLALSDRLLALWEGGQPHALDLTTLETRGLENLEGLEPQQAYSAHPKRDPQTGDIYNFGVSYGRQGKLLLYRCDRTGKIQQQNAVPLDRLPMIHDFVMAGPYLVFFISPLSLNPLPLIAHLKSYSDCLRWQPELGTQILVIDRQTLEVVSRSEAEPWYQWHFGNGYLNKQGLIVVDVARYPNFQTNQFLQEVATGQTQTAAPSELWRIYVNPKTGKLEETYPVLERDCEFPMVSPQDVGQAARYTYLSLRQQNAPRTDLFNTVGRFDHQTSNLIEADLGAHRYATEPIYAPDQQNPKQGWILTVVFDSDLNKSEVWIFDSAHLNSDPVCRLGLPSVVPMGFHGTWRAD comes from the coding sequence ATGATTGCGACCGCACCTAATCCTCAGCAAACGCAGCCTTCTTGGTTTCGGGCATTCGCTCAGCCCGCTCAAGAGTTTGCGCCTACGGCCCTCTCGGTTCTCTCCGGTGCTGTTCCCTCTGGTCTCAGAGGGTCTCTTTATCGCAATGGTCCTGCACGCTTGGAGCGGGGCAGTCGCCGGGTTGGCCACTGGTTTGACGGTGACGGTGCAGTTCTCGGCGTTCATTTCACCGAGCCAGAGACCACTGGCGTTTATCGCTATGTGCAAACGTCTGGCTATCAGGCTGAAGCAGAAGCTGGAACTCTCCTGCACAGTAACTATGGCATGGTCTCCCCCGGCCCTCTGTGGAATCGGCTAAAATACGGCCCCAAGAATGCCGCCAACACCTCAGTCTTGGCCCTTTCTGATCGACTACTGGCTCTGTGGGAGGGTGGGCAACCCCATGCTCTCGATCTAACGACGCTGGAGACTCGAGGGCTGGAAAATCTAGAGGGCCTAGAGCCGCAGCAAGCCTACTCTGCCCATCCCAAGCGCGACCCACAAACCGGTGATATCTATAATTTCGGCGTCAGCTACGGCAGGCAGGGCAAGCTGCTTTTGTATCGTTGCGATCGCACAGGTAAAATTCAGCAGCAGAATGCTGTACCGCTCGATCGCCTGCCCATGATCCATGACTTCGTAATGGCCGGGCCTTACCTCGTCTTTTTCATCTCGCCCCTTTCATTAAACCCACTGCCACTTATAGCCCACCTTAAAAGCTACAGCGACTGTCTGCGATGGCAGCCTGAACTCGGCACTCAAATTCTGGTCATTGATCGTCAGACGCTAGAGGTGGTTAGTCGTAGCGAAGCAGAACCTTGGTACCAATGGCACTTTGGCAATGGCTACCTCAACAAGCAAGGCTTGATCGTTGTGGATGTGGCTCGCTATCCCAACTTCCAGACCAATCAATTTTTGCAGGAAGTGGCGACGGGACAAACACAGACGGCTGCCCCCTCGGAGCTGTGGCGAATTTACGTCAATCCTAAGACAGGCAAACTTGAGGAAACCTATCCGGTGCTGGAGCGCGACTGTGAGTTCCCGATGGTCAGTCCTCAAGACGTAGGCCAGGCCGCTCGCTACACCTATCTATCGCTGCGACAGCAGAATGCGCCACGGACCGACTTATTCAACACAGTCGGACGCTTTGATCACCAAACCAGCAACCTCATAGAAGCTGATTTAGGGGCTCACCGCTACGCGACAGAACCCATTTACGCCCCCGATCAACAGAATCCAAAACAGGGCTGGATTTTGACAGTGGTCTTTGATAGCGATCTCAACAAAAGTGAAGTCTGGATTTTCGATAGCGCTCACCTGAACTCCGATCCAGTTTGTCGATTGGGATTGCCATCCGTTGTTCCCATGGGATTCCACGGCACTTGGCGAGCAGATTAG
- a CDS encoding methylmalonic aciduria and homocystinuria type D protein — MGIEYSAHFPSPFIASHLDQLLPDWLVPVLSVLVVMQHSQVALLERNPETEGQKQKLRRQFIHFGQQISDGLLPMGYCTELFDPRTGQPLLSQPGKMTLDDVAVVQATLGYPLVETGGCWLIEHPEWGTAVFPAVLMSSAEPEVVVAIANQIASTPCPNI; from the coding sequence ATGGGTATCGAGTATTCTGCCCACTTTCCCAGTCCCTTTATTGCGTCTCACCTAGACCAGCTCTTGCCAGATTGGCTGGTGCCGGTTCTGTCGGTCTTAGTGGTGATGCAACATAGTCAGGTGGCTCTACTAGAGCGCAATCCTGAAACGGAGGGGCAAAAGCAAAAACTACGCCGTCAGTTTATTCACTTTGGGCAACAAATATCTGACGGCCTGCTGCCGATGGGATACTGTACTGAACTGTTTGATCCCAGAACGGGGCAGCCTCTCCTTTCCCAACCGGGAAAGATGACCCTTGATGATGTTGCGGTGGTGCAGGCAACACTCGGTTACCCGCTTGTAGAGACAGGAGGTTGCTGGCTAATCGAACATCCTGAGTGGGGAACGGCAGTCTTTCCGGCGGTGCTGATGTCTTCGGCTGAACCGGAGGTTGTGGTTGCGATCGCAAATCAAATCGCCTCCACCCCCTGCCCCAACATCTGA
- a CDS encoding ABC transporter ATP-binding protein, translated as MTAAADLTPSKSRSPGNDWRLLGYLIPYAKRHRRKLLWVALLLVPLSVAGAVQPILIGQAISFIRDEPSTFAWLRDRNLTEGLDLLSLTLLLTVTVQFSLQGIQGFMVQKVGQQMTNDIRNDLFAHVQSLASSFFERTPVGKLITRITNDVEALGDVFSTGAVGIITDMITILVLVIVMFLRQWKLALVLVLLLVPIAGVIIYFQNQYRAANYKSREQLSNLNANLQENITGIGVVQLFRREQYNARLFRQINERYITAVDRTIFFDSAVSATLEWTSLVGIAGVLLIGGQAVLGESLDIGTLTEFILFAQRLFNPLQQLAEKFTTLQGGFTAIERITDLMQEPIEIGDPQYPKMLPLADGKTALGEVKFSDVWLAYKSDDYVLKALDFTIKPGEKIAIVGPTGAGKSSLIRLLSRLYEATKGQVLVDGVDVRDLSQAELRQHVGVILQDGFLFAGDVKGNIALGEDYSFEQIQEAAVQMNVASFIEQLPEGYDTALRERGTNLSGGQKQLLAFARAAIRNPRILVLDEATANLDVGTEAMIQEALDRLLVDRTAIIIAHRLSTIRNVDRILVLNHGQLAEFGTHDELMRSGGLYASLYQLQMLGQGVEAI; from the coding sequence ATGACTGCTGCTGCTGATCTAACGCCATCAAAATCGCGCTCGCCTGGGAATGACTGGCGTCTGCTCGGATACCTGATTCCCTATGCCAAGCGGCATCGTCGGAAATTGCTGTGGGTGGCGCTGCTGCTGGTACCGCTCTCTGTAGCTGGGGCCGTACAGCCTATTTTGATTGGTCAAGCGATTTCGTTCATTCGTGATGAACCCAGTACCTTTGCGTGGCTGCGCGATCGCAACCTCACCGAAGGACTCGACCTACTCAGTTTGACGCTGCTGCTAACCGTGACGGTTCAGTTTAGCCTGCAGGGTATTCAGGGCTTCATGGTGCAAAAGGTGGGTCAGCAGATGACCAACGATATTCGTAACGACCTATTTGCCCACGTCCAGTCTTTGGCATCTAGCTTCTTTGAGCGCACACCCGTCGGTAAGCTGATCACTCGTATTACCAATGATGTGGAAGCGCTTGGCGATGTTTTCTCCACGGGGGCTGTTGGGATCATTACCGATATGATCACTATCCTCGTGCTGGTGATTGTGATGTTTCTGCGGCAGTGGAAGTTAGCTCTGGTCTTGGTTTTGCTGTTGGTCCCGATTGCGGGCGTGATTATTTACTTTCAGAATCAGTATCGTGCCGCCAACTACAAATCGCGTGAACAGCTCTCCAATCTCAACGCGAATCTGCAGGAAAATATCACCGGTATTGGGGTCGTGCAGCTCTTTCGCCGGGAGCAGTATAATGCCCGACTCTTTCGGCAGATTAATGAGCGCTACATTACAGCGGTAGATCGAACCATCTTTTTTGATTCTGCAGTCTCGGCCACCCTAGAGTGGACTTCCTTAGTCGGAATTGCAGGCGTCCTGCTCATCGGTGGTCAGGCGGTGTTAGGCGAAAGTTTAGACATCGGTACGCTGACAGAATTTATCCTCTTTGCTCAACGTTTGTTCAATCCACTGCAGCAGTTGGCAGAGAAGTTCACAACGCTACAGGGAGGCTTTACTGCCATTGAGCGGATTACCGATCTAATGCAGGAGCCCATAGAAATCGGCGATCCTCAGTATCCAAAAATGCTGCCATTGGCAGATGGCAAGACGGCGCTGGGAGAAGTCAAGTTCTCCGATGTCTGGCTAGCTTACAAATCAGACGACTATGTACTTAAGGCGCTAGATTTCACGATTAAACCCGGTGAAAAGATTGCAATTGTGGGTCCGACGGGGGCCGGAAAAAGTTCTCTGATTCGTTTGCTTTCCCGCCTTTATGAAGCTACGAAAGGTCAGGTCTTGGTGGATGGCGTTGATGTCCGCGATCTGTCGCAGGCTGAGCTGCGTCAGCATGTGGGAGTGATTTTGCAGGATGGATTTCTGTTTGCAGGGGATGTGAAGGGCAATATCGCCCTGGGTGAAGACTATTCCTTTGAGCAGATTCAAGAAGCGGCGGTCCAGATGAATGTGGCCTCGTTTATTGAGCAGCTTCCAGAGGGCTACGATACGGCGCTACGGGAGCGGGGAACGAACTTATCGGGTGGGCAAAAGCAGCTTTTAGCCTTTGCTAGGGCCGCGATTCGCAATCCTCGAATTTTGGTTTTGGATGAGGCGACTGCGAACCTGGACGTGGGCACTGAAGCGATGATCCAGGAGGCGCTGGATCGGTTGCTGGTAGACCGTACGGCAATCATTATTGCTCACCGGCTCTCGACAATTCGGAACGTGGATCGAATTTTGGTGCTCAATCACGGTCAGCTAGCGGAGTTTGGGACCCACGATGAGCTGATGAGATCGGGGGGACTATATGCCAGTCTCTATCAACTTCAGATGTTGGGGCAGGGGGTGGAGGCGATTTGA